Genomic DNA from Thermoplasmata archaeon:
CGAGTAAGGGAGTACACTATGTGGATGCTCAGGATGTTGAACACAACATGGGTGATGCACCCTTCACAACCCAATGGGATGTCACAATTACAGGGAGTGTAAGAATCACAGTGAATGCGCTAAGATACTCCTTGCTGAAGGGCTCCTCGCATGTACAAACAATCTACAACAACACAGTTACCATTGATATGAGTTTCCCTGTTGTGGTTTATTCGGGCTGGAACCTTGAATCTAGATGGCTTGCATATGACATTGACTACCCAATGACGAGGGGCTACTTTGGAATCCCACCCAAGGATGATTCGTTCGACCCCTGGTTCATAAGCAAGCCGTTTGTGGAGTTAATCGAAGGGATGAAGGATGCAGCGGACTGGGTAATGGACAGAGACATGCGAATGAACCTTCTGCTAATGAACTATCTAGATGAAGGGGTTGAGCAGGAAGTCCATCTTTCAAAGATAATTTCGGATGTGCTGAAGACAAACTCAATCTTACTGCGAGACGCAGCAAATTCTGGCTATCTTTCACAGCTTGACCAGCGGTTCAGTGCAGTTTACTCTGCTGGAAGGGTGAGCACCTACAACATCAAGTTCTATGGGTTTGATGCCACATTCAAGAGCGGTTCTAAAGTGCTGGATTACAAGAGCAAGTACTTTGCTACAAAAATTGACTATGCGAATTTGAAGAACGAGTTGAAATACACCACTGCCGACTTTGATTTCAACGACACAAGTGAGCCCAAATCAGGCACATTTGGAAAATACAGTTTAACAGCCCACAACACCTATTTCAACAAAAAATTCACAAGTCAGATTGAGGTACCAAGCGGAAAGCCCACAATTGCAGAATGGAGTGGAACGCTGAACGGAATCTATGTGCCCTATCTCCATCAGACAATTCAGCTGAAAGTGGGAGCGATAGTTATTGGCACATCCTCAATGCCATCCAATGTTGCGAATGCTTTCACAAACAACATGCAGTATTTCAAGGCAAACATGGAGGACCTGTGCGTATTCCTGAAGTACTCACTTGGTGATGTTTATTCAAAGTGTGTGAACGACTTAGCCAGCAGACAGGGCTTCGGAATTTTCTTTGAATACACCCTCGGAGGCAAGACCTACAGACAGGAGTATGTGGTGAGCTACTTCCCAGGACAGAGCTGGACAACTGAATATATAAAGAGCTATCTGGTGAGCACAATCAACCACATCCGTCAGATTGTCTACAATCTCGGGAACACTGAAATCCCCACTGCAGTGTATTCCTCGTATCCAACCAATGTAGGTAATGCAATGAAGGTGATAAACCACTGGAAGAACTACGATTATCTCGGGGATGCAAGAACTGAAAGCACGCTCAATGCTCATGCCTCGCTTCTGGGTGCTGTGGGTGCAGGGATAGATAATGGTGTTGTGCGCATCGAGTTTGAAGTGATTGGCACAGACAACTGGATTGTAGCTGGAACCACAGAGAACGGTAGTTCATCGCCACCGCCACCTCCACCACCTCCACCGCCGCCACCACCCCCTCCTCCTCCACCCGGTGGACGCTTAAATGGAATTGATGTTTCGCACTGGCAGGGGACAATAAACTGGGGTGCAGTTCGGAATGCAGGGTATTACTTTGCTTTCACAAAAGCAACAGAAGGCGTGAGTTATACAGACCCCACCTTCAATACAAACATGAGAAATGCAAAGGCCGCTGGGATTTACATAGGTGCATACCATTACGCCCATCCTGATAGAAATTCAGCAATTGCAGAGGCAGACCACTTCGTGAGTGTAATCATGCCCTACATCACCTCTGGCTACATGGTGCCTGCCCTTGACCTTGAGGAGGGCTATTCGATTGGGAAGACCGCACTTTCACAATGGGTTAACACATTCATGAACCGTGTGAAATCAAGAACTGGTGTGACACCCGTGATTTACACGAGCGCAAATTATGCAAGGAATTATCTTGACTCCTCAGTAACTGTCTGGCCACTATGGATTGCCCACTGGACATACAATCCTAACACATCTCCAAGCACAGGAGTGTGGAGCACATGGTACTTCTGGCAGTACAGCGACAGGGGCAGCGTTCCAGGCATCTCTGGAAATGTGGATTTGGATGTGTTCAATGGAGATCTGGCAGCACTGGAAGCAAGTTTTGTGATTCACTAAAATTTTTTTACATATTTTTTCCAAATTCTGTCCTTATAATTTCAAAATTTCAGTCAATTTTTTTATCGCTTCCGGTTCTAGTTTTTCCTCAGGGTTCCAGTGTTTCCTGTTTCGATGCAGTTCCCTATGGAGGACTATGCATTCTGTTGCCACTTTTACAAATGCCGTCCAGTTTACAGACATGCTTGCGGACATGTAATGCTCAAATAATTTGAGGTTAATCGTTTTCGGCAATGAATTGAGTACAATCCAAAAATCGTATTTTTCCCTGAAAATCCCTTTTGGTATCTTCTCTGGCTTTTTCAAAGAGATTGCACACCACTCTGCAAACCCTTCATCTAGATAGTCGCATAATATCTGCTCTGCTGCTCGCCTGCATTGATGCATATAGCCATGCACATGCTCGTGCACAATCTCTTGCTCTCCTGCTTTCTCATGGACATAAACACCCTGAGTGATGCGTAACCTAGATGGAAGCAGGAAATCATCTGGAGTGAAAAAACCGCTCAGAAACAGAAAGTTGGGTGTAGGATTCAGAATTTTTCTATCATTCAGAGTGCACATAGCGCAGGTAAGATTATCATCCCAGAGGCATTTTTCCTGTTTTAGGAAGTTGGGAAAGGCAATGAGATTGGAATAGTATGTGACCATCATTGTATGCTGCATTTCATTCCAGGTTTCCACAAATTCAACTGCCCTCTCAAAATCATCCAATCGTTCCATGAGTCCCGGGATTTTTGTCTTCAGCATCTCCTCGATTTCGTCAATGCCAGAATGCAGCATTGTTCTGAAGGAAGGATTGTAGCAGGTGGTTCCCTCTCTCTGCTCGTGGTGCTTTATGCACTCCTTCCATAGTGCAATGTAGGTTTTCAGTTCGTTGGTAAGCTGTTCCACCAGCCTCCGATTCCCATGAACAAATTTGTAGGCAGTCACTTGGGTAAGCAGGTTTGCATCTGCAAAGATTGTCTCATATCCTGTGTAGTTCCCTGCTTGAAAAAACGTTTCGATGTCAGGGGCAAATGGGTAATTCCATGGCTTTCTCGGCAGAATTTTCTTGAACGGAATCCTCAGCGTGCAATCCTCAAATATCTGGTTCATCAAAATCAAAAACCCTAAATATGTTAGCCCTATTTTTCCTTTATGCTCAAACTGGGAGTTCTTGCGTCAGGCAGAGGAACAGATTTTCAGAGCTTGATTGATGCATGGAAACGGAAATACTTTGATGCAGAAATTGTGGTGCTTGTTTCAAACAATCCAGAGGCATATGCGATAGAGCGGGCAAGGCAGAACGGGATTCCTGCCTATGTAATTCCGCACAAGGGCAGGAAAAGAGAGGAGCATGAACGAGAGATTACTGCAGTGCTTGAAAAGCATGGCGTGGAGCTTGTTGTCCTTGCTGGCTACATGCGAACCCTCACAAAATTCTTTATCGAGCGTTGGAGAAACAGAATCATAAATATTCATCCAGCTCTACTTCCTTTGTTTGGTGGAAAGGGCTATTATGGAATAAAGGTGCACGAGGCGGTGCTAGCAAGCGGAATGAAGGTTTCGGGCTGCACTGTGCATTTTGTGACTGAGGACATTGACGGTGGTCCGATTATACTCCAGAAGTGCGTGGAGGTGCTGGAAGAT
This window encodes:
- the purN gene encoding phosphoribosylglycinamide formyltransferase, whose protein sequence is MLKLGVLASGRGTDFQSLIDAWKRKYFDAEIVVLVSNNPEAYAIERARQNGIPAYVIPHKGRKREEHEREITAVLEKHGVELVVLAGYMRTLTKFFIERWRNRIINIHPALLPLFGGKGYYGIKVHEAVLASGMKVSGCTVHFVTEDIDGGPIILQKCVEVLEDDTPETLAARVLEKEHEILPLAVKLIAEGRVKIVDGKRVKIEW